A genomic region of Cotesia glomerata isolate CgM1 linkage group LG9, MPM_Cglom_v2.3, whole genome shotgun sequence contains the following coding sequences:
- the LOC123271485 gene encoding uncharacterized protein LOC123271485 → MMMKASLLIIAVLGCVSAKVIKIPPTSAPESAEGSVPSRTWSLEIKYNTSPADLNTDFEPPQPWIMKPVGEFSDVNLKNSIRIRVPNNFFQNARDEIYACGNDGSTRYFYLENLEGSSSVFTYPSKSTGIADDSELWEVDTSKRLEGYEGRKSVRYEFSIWPANSTKEKNFVEYWNE, encoded by the exons ATGATGATGAAAGCAAGTCTTCTAATA ATCGCAGTCCTGGGATGCGTGTCCGCTAAAGTGATCAAGATTCCTCCGACTTCTGCTCCAGAAAGTGCAGAAGGTTCAGTGCCTAGTAGAACCTGGAGCCTGGAAATAAAATACAACACATCACCTGCAGATCTAAATACCGACTTTGAGCCACCGCAGCCTTGGATTATGAAGCCCGTTGGGGAGTTCAGTGATGTCAACCTGAAAAACAGCATCAGGATCAGGGTTCCTAATAACTTCTTTCAGAACGCTCGAGATGAAATTTATGCTTGTGGAAATGACGGGTCGACTAGATATTTCTACCTAGAGAATCTTGAAGGCTCTTCTTCTGTGTTTACTTATCCTTCGAAAAGCACCGGAATTGCTGATGATTCTGAGCTTTGGGAAGTGGACACATCAAAAAGGTTGGAAGGATACGAAGGTAGAAAGTCGGTCAGGTATGAGTTCTCCATCTGGCCAGCAAACTCTacgaaggaaaaaaattttgtggaatATTGGAACGAGTAG